The sequence AAGCACTATACCCACCATAGAACCGCCCCCTCAGGATTGTTTGCCTTCCAGAAGCCGGGCGGTCAAGGCTTCCAGCATTATATAGCTTGAAGTGGCACCGGGGTCCTGGTGACCTACACTTCTCTCTCCCAGGTAGCTGGCCCTGCCCTTCCTGGCTAATATTTCCTTAGTGTATTCCATGCCTCTTCTAGCAGCTTCAACGGCCTCCCGCAGTGCGACCCTGGAACCTTCTTCCCTGTGCATTTTCAAGGCTTCAACCGCCGGTTCCAGAGCATCCACTATGGTCTTTTCCCCCTTTTCCGCTTTACCGCGGTCTTTTATTCCTTCCAGGGCAGCTTCCAATACGGAAATGAGATCGTTAAAATCCAGGGCGGTTTTGCCGGCCACCGCCTGTCCCGCCCGCATAAAGGCAGTACCGTAAAGCGGGCCTGAGGCTCCACCGACGTTAGAGACTAGCGTCATGCCAACGGTCTTCAAAATTGCACCGCAGTCCTTTTCCGCCATACCCGATATCTTCCCGACCACTGCCCTGAATCCCTTGCTCATATTTATACCGTGGTCAGCGTCCCCTATGGCCGAGTCCAGCTGAGTAAGGTATTCCCTGTTTTCTGTTATCTTATCCGCCATGGCTTCTATTATCTCGATGAGTTTCGCTGAATCAACCGTCATTTTTGCAGCTCCTTTCGGTTATTTATAATTGCTTGAACGCGGGAGTGTCAGCAGGCGCATCCAGCAGGGATTTGAGTTCCTCGTCCAGTTTAAGGAGCGTGATGGATGCCCCTGCCATTTCAAGAGAAGTCATGAACTCTCCCACAAAAGTACGGTATATTTTTATTCCCTTCCCTGCAAGGATTTGGCTTGCTCTCCTGTTCAGAATGAACAGTTCCATAAGCGGGGTACCGCTCAGGCCGTTCACCATTACCGCCACTTCGTCCCCGGTTTCCATAGGCATGTCGGCAAGGATTTTTGACATGAAGTGATCCACAACCTCATCGGCTTTCATGAGTTTAGTCCTCGTAGTACCAGGCTCTCCATGGATGCCCATACCTATTTCCATCTCATCTTCGCCAATAGTAAAAGTAGGCTTTCCTGCTGCTGGTACAATGCACGGCGTAAGTGCCATGCCCATGCTACGCACGTTTTTGATGACCTTTTCAGCCACCACCTTGACTTCTTCCAGCGTTCCCCCTGCCTGGGCTTTGGCTCCGGCTATTTTATGTACGAAGACCGTACCGGCTATACCCCTTCTGCCAACCGTATAGGTGCTGTTTTCTACTGCCACATCGTCATTGACCACGACGCTGTCAACCTTGATGCCCTCCATCTCGGCCATTTCTCCGGCCATCTGAAAATTCATAACATCTCCGGTGTAGTTTTTAATTATTAACAGTACACCGGCCCCGCCGTCAACGGCTTTTATAGCCTCAAAGATCTGGTCCGGCGTCGGGGAAGTAAATACGGCTCCTGCAACTCCGGCATCCAGCATACCCTTCCCCACATATCCTGCGTGTGCCGGCTCATGACCGCTGCCTCCGCCGGAAACCAGTGCCACCTTGCCCTTAACCGGTGCATCTGCCCTAACCACCACATTAAATCCTTCCAGTTTTTTTACAAATTGAGGATATGCAGCTACCATCCCCTGAAGCATTTCCTCGACCACCACTTCAGGATTATTAATTAATTTTTTCACATCTAAACACCTCCACAGTAATTTAATTTAATTTCTAAGATCCGCAAGAATTATGCCAAATAAGAAAGCCCCGAAAAATGCCTATTCCGGGACTTTATATTGGTATTTTTTATCAACCCGCCTCTTTTAACACCGCTCTTATTATGTCATAATTCTCATCTTTTGCTTCTATAAATCCGTTTATATTGGTACCACTACCCATACCGTATCCGCTTTGCTTGTATGTAAGGAAACCTTCTTTTATTCTTTCTACAACGTTTTGATCCATGCCAGGCCTCGCGGCTATGCAGTCCTTTGGAATTGGGTCGGTTTCGGCTAAACAAATCAGTGTTTCCACCTTAAGTCCTCTTTTTTGGGCTTCTTCCAGAGCCTCGGAGTACGTAGCTCCTGCATCCACAGTTCCATTAATTACAGCTTCTACAACCCTGCTGTGGGTACCAAAGAAGACTTTTTCCAGGAGGTCACGGTCGGGGTCTATTCCTGACATTTTCAGAAGCATTCGCGGATAAATATAACCTGATGCTGATTTAGGGTCAACAAAACCGACTCTTTTACCTCTTAGATCCTTAATCGATAAAATTTTTGAGCTTTTAGCGGCTATTATATACCCTCGATAAAACGGGGCATTATTTACTACGGGTGTAACAATCTGAATGATGTCAGCCTTATTCTTTGCGTTTACATAAGCCAGCGGAGAAAACCAGCCGATATCTACAATACCTTCTATAAGACAATCAGCCAGCGAATTGTAATCCGCAGCTATTAACACCCTAAAGGTATAACCCGCTTTTTCTCCAGCTGCACTGATAACCGGCAAATACATCGCTTTGATTACATCAGGGCTTAGTGCCGGATTTATTCCAATAATTAATTCATCTTTTTTCTTCAACTTAAGCGTTTTTTTCTGAAGCGCATAAACATTTTCAGCAAGTTTTTCTGCAATTTTTAGCAAAAGCGCATTGTTGTTTCCCTGTTCCTTAATTAAATCCTCTACCTTCCCGGTGGAATCAATATTAGACAATGTCTCTTTAGAAAGAGAAGAAATAATATTGCTGTGGGAGGTTGTCGCCTGGGTCTGCCGAGCAATGGATTTGAAAAGCATGTCGTTTAACCTTGCAATTTCTTCAAAGGCCCCAACCGATTCATCCATAGTGTTCATGCCTAGCTGGGTTTTTTGTCTAACATCTCTTAACCTGGCAGCGTTTTCTTTAAAAATTTGTTGGAGCTTGCCAATACCCTCGTTTATAAAAACCGCGGCTTCTTGGATTTCATAAGCCCTGGCGTTGCTCATTTCAGCCATCTTTCTTATCTCTGATGCAACTACTCCAAAACCTCTCCCAGCCTGACCCGCTCTGGCAGCCTCGATAGCTGCATTTAAAGACAGTAATTGTGTTTGACGTGCAATTTCTTTTGTAAAATCAACAAAGTCTGCAATCTTTTCGATAAGTTCCTGAAGACCGTCCACATCTTCCGCCGAACCATCCATTTCTTCAGAAACTCTGGCGATCAAATTCTGAACCTCGGCTATAGCCTGACTTCCCTGTCTTACTTTTTCCAAACTTTCCTTTGACATCTTTAAAACTTCGACAGCGTTTTCATTTATTACCGAAGCAAGTTTTGATAGGTCCTCAAGCTCTAAGCTGCCTGACTCGAGACTCGAACTGTTTTTCCTTAACTTTTTGTATATATCGTCAAAGATTTCTGCTAGCCTTTTTGCTTTTTCAGTATTTTTGCTGACTATCCAGTTTATTTCATGGGCGTTGTAACCCAGTTTCTCGCTTTCTGCGAGAATTTCTTCCATTTCCAAAAGATCACAATTGTTTTCCTTCCTGAGTTGTTCAGAACCCTCCTTTTTGAGAGAAGAAAAAATTCCCAGCATGGTTTTCCTCCATTTTTTAAAACTATCCATTTTAATTCAGCAGCCCATATTTCCTCGCCTTTGCCGCCACCGTTTTATGGGTTAACCCCAGCACTTTCCCGGCAGCGTTAAAGCTCTTATATTTTTTCAGGGCAAGTTTTATAATAATCCTTTCGTATTCCTCAAAAGGTGCTACTTCCCCGTCTGCATCTAAGTTAACTAAGTACTGTTTGTCTTTAGTGCTGAGGCCAGTGATATATGTGGGAAGGTCATCCACGTCGATAATATTATCGTCGGTGACATTAATGGCTCGCTCCACTACATTTTCTAGTTCTCGCACGTTACCGGGCCAGTCATAGCTCAGTAAGTATTTCATAGCCTTATGGGTAATGCTCGTTATGTCCTTGCCGAGTTCTTTGCACAGCTTTTTCAAGAAGTGTTCTGCAAGCATTGGAATATCTTCTTTTCGCTCTCTGAGGCTGGGCAAAAATATGGGGACCACATTGAGCCGGTAATATAGATCTTCCCTGAATCCTCCCTTTTTCACCATTTCTTCGAGGTTTCTATTGGTAGCAGCTATAATTCTTACATCCACCTTTATAGTTTGGTTACCACCGACCCTTTCAAATTCCTTTTCCTGTAATACCCTGAGCAGCTTGGCCTGCATTTCATTTCCCATCTCTCCGATTTCATCCAGAAAAACAGTTCCGCCGTCGGCTAATTCAAATTTGCCTATCTTCTGGTACAACGCTCCAGTAAAAGCACCCTTCTCATGGCCAAAGAGCTCACTTTCCAGAAGGGTCTGCGGGATGGCAGGACAATTTACTCGGACAAAAGGGCCGTGTTTTCTCCTGCTGGCACAGTGGATAGCCCGGGCTACTAGTTCCTTTCCTGTACCGCTTTCGCCCCTTATCAATACCGTGGAAGTCGTAGTAGCAGCTTTACCTGCCATGGCAAGGGCATCCATTAGCTTTCCGCTCTTACCGACGATTTCGTCAAAGGCATTGTCCAGTTTTTTACTCCTCATTAGTTCTTCTTCCAGATATTCTGCCCGGGCTACTGCTTGTTTGAAGTCCTTCATTTCCCTTAAAAGCCTCTCCATGCGGGAAATGTCCTGAAAAATTATGACTCCCCCAACAGTTTTCTTATTTATTATTATAGGTAACAGGTCAGCAATCACAGGGCTGCCATTGAAGATCTTTTTTATTTCGTATTCGCCTTTTCCTGAAGCCAACACCTTATCTATACCGGTCCCCGGCAGCAGGAAACTGAGATTTTTCCCCATGGCAAGCGCCCGTGGTATCCCGATAATTTCCTCCGCCGCCCTGTTATAGGATATAATGGTAGAGTCCATATCCACCACAATAAGGCCGTCGGTTATACTGTCCAGAATAACGTCGGACGTGAGGGCGTTTTCTTCCAGTATAGAGTCAATCTTATCATTTTCCTCGATGCCTTTCGGAACCAAATCTCCTTCCAGCAACCTCGAAAACCTTTCCAAGGCTTCGCCCGCATCTGAACCATCTGCCAACACGGTAACCCTATCTCCCGGCTTAATGCGCAGGGAATAAAGTGCCATAAGGGCTGTGGCCGGGACTTCGTGACCCCGCTGATTCCTGACGAAGAGGGTAGCGTTTAGCTCTTTTTCCATCTCATTTGCCTTTTGGGCAAGCATAGCAGCTGCCCTAATATGGAGAACCTTTCTATTTTTAAAAAAAATCTCCTTTTTTAACATTATTACCACCGCCGGTTTTTATTTCCAGCTCCTGGTTGCCACCACGTTTACTCCGGTATCGGCCACATTAGGATAAACCACCTGACCGATTTTTACCGGTGCTTTGACCCTCACGTGGCTTAATTCCTTCATGGCGTCAAAAATTAAAGCCTTCGGTAAAGGGCGCTCTGTCTTTACGGGCAGCAAGCGGTTGTCTTCCATACGCACCGTAGTAGTAAGTATCCTCATTGGATTGATCACTTCAGTTTTGGCGTAGTCGGTACCCTTCCTGCACATATTGCCGCTGATTCCAGCTATTTTACCTCCTTTTAATACTACTCTTACCACGCATCCACTGGGACACACTATACACGTAACTGTCTTCTCCTCAATTGCCGTGCTCAACTCTACCACCTTCCTCCTGAAGTCTGAATTTTATTATTTCGCTCCCTATCATTTCATCGCGGCTCACTTGGATGCTTATCATCTCACTGGGCCTGACATGCCTCAATGTCCTTGATTTTATTACGCCCCATTCCGACTCTATGAAGAGCTCAGCCTTCGCCATGGGCCTGACACTTCGCATGAAGAAGTTCACTTTTCCCTCCAGTACAGCATCCACGTTTATCCTCTGGGGAAGCACGTACCTAAGGTTATCCCCTGTGACAACGGGTATGTGCTCGTATTTTTTGCTTCCGCTGGCAAGGTACAAAGCTGCTCCCCTTGCAGCCAGCACGGCCTCCTGAGTGACATAATCTACCAGATCGTGAACGTGCAGCACGTTTCCGCAAGCGAAAATGCCGGGGAGTGATGTCTCCAGTCGCTGATTTACCACAGGCCCTCCGGTGACTTCGTCGATTTCGATATTTGTCATCCTGGAAAGCTCGTTTTCCGGTATCAGACCTACGGATAACAGGAGCGTATCGCAGGACACAAATCTTGCAGTTTCCATAACCGGCTTCATGTCGTCGTCGACCTCAGCGATAGTAACCCCTTCGACCCTTTTCCTACCGTGAATATTCACAACCGTGTGCTTTAAGAGCAAGGGTATATCGTAATCCTCCAGGCACTGCACGACATTCCTTATAAGGCCGTTGGAGTAAGGCATTATCTCTACAACACATTGAACCTCGGCTCCCTCCAGAGTAAGACGCCTTGCCATTATCAATCCTATGTCTCCGGAACCCAGGATCACTATTTTTCGCCCCGGCATATAGCCTTCGATATTTACAAACCGCTGGGCGGTTCCTGCAGTGAAAACGCCGGCCGGCCTGAAACCGGGTATGTTGATAGCACCCCTGGTCCTCTCCCTGCAACCCATAGCCAGGATGACCGTCTTTGCCTTTATTTCTACCAGCCCTTCCCGGCTGTTTATCGCTACTAAGCGCCGGTCTGCCGTTAGTTCCAGCACCATCGTGTCGAGCATTATTTCTACACCCAGTCTTTCCGCTTCTTCTATGAAGCGCTCCGCGTACTCGGGACCGGTAAGTTCCTCATTGAAGATATGCAACCCGAATCCGGTGTGAATGCACTGCTTTAATATCCCGCCCGGTTCCGACTCCCTGTCGATTACCAGCACATCCTTAATACCCAGCTTGCGGGCTTCCACGGCGGCTGACAACCCTGCAGGTCCCCCACCGATTATTACAAGCTCCCTATTTTGCACTTTTGACACCACCAGTCTCAATAAATTCTTTCGTTCTTCCTTTCAACATCTCGGAACCGCTGCCGCATTTTGTCACTTCCAGAGGGTCTATGCCGAGTTCTCTGGCTAGGATTGCCATCACCCTGGGCGAACAAAAACCCCCCTGACACCTACCCATTCCGGCCCTGGTGCGGCGCTTTACGGCGTCCAAACTACGGGCACCCAGCGGCCTTCTAATTGCATCAATTATTTCTCCTTCGGTCACCGTCTCGCACCGACAGACTACTCGGCCATAGACCGGATCCCGCCTTATAAGCTCTTTTTTTTCTTCGTTGTTGAAAAGACGGAATTTATTAATTTGGGGTCTTCCTGGATTATAGTTGCTCTTTTCTTTAAGCTCTAACCCTTCTTCCTTCAAAATATCAACGACCATTTCGGTGATGGCGGGTGCAGCGGAGAGCCCCGGCGATTGGATGCCTCCGATATTGATAAATCCCCTGACTTTCTTCGATGCCCCTATGACAAAGTCATTGGTATTCGACACGGCTCTCAACCCGGCGAACGAGGCAATAACGTGCATCAGGGGCAACCTGGGGATAAGTTTGCGAGCTCCCCTTACGATCTCCTCGATCCCCTGCAGGGTCACGCTGACGTCATCTTTTTCCCGAACATCATTGGAATTCGGGCCGATGAAAAAGTTACCGTCAACCGTAGGGCATACAAGAATACCCTTGGATATCTTTGTAGGTGAAGGGAATATTACCCTGTTAACGATGTCTCCGAACCTCCTGTCGAAGATCAGATATTCACCTTTGCGCGGTGTTATACTGTAGTCTTCCGCCCCTGCCATTCTGGATATCTCGTCAGCGAAAAGGCCCGCTGCGTTGATAACATACCGTGTGTGAATAATTTCTCCCGGGGTCTCAACGGACAGCCCCCCTCCACTTTCCGCACGTATTCCAATGACTGGGGAATTCAATTTTATATCTACTCCGTTCAGGCAGGCATTTTCCGCCAACGCGATCGTAAGTTCGTAGGGGCAGATAATTCCTGCCGTTGGAGCATAAAGTGCCGCCCGTGACTCACTGGTGATATTAGGCTCCATTTCCAGCAGCTTTTCCCTATTTATAATTTCGAGGTTGGGAACACCGTTATTCTTCCCCCTCTCCATCAATTCTTCCAGCACATTGACCTCCTCTTCGTTTAATGCCACCACCAGGGAACCTATCCTTTTAAATGGTACATCAAGCTCTCTGCAAATTTCATCATAAAGAGGGTTCCCCTGCACATTCAGTTTGGCTTTCAAGGTGCCGGGTTTTGCATCGTAGCCGGCGTGAATAACGGCGCTATTGGCTTTGCTGGTGCCGCTCGCCACATCATCTTCCTTTTCAACCAGTACCACCTTTAATTGGTACCTGGAAAGTTTGCGGGCGATCATGCACCCCACCACACCCCCGCCTACTATTGCTACATCTATCACTTTGATGACCTCCTTAAAAAAGTAAAGAGAACCACCCCTAAAGGTGTGGTTCTCCTCTTCTCCACCACAACTTTTTCAAATGCCCTTTTTAAAAATAATACTATAGCATATTCTTTTATATATTATAATTATATTCCTCAATTTTATTATTATACTTCTTCCACAAATTCCGTTATTCTTTCTCCCATCCGTTATTCTTTCTCCCAATCGAGGGCTCTTTTTACCGCCTTCTTCCAGGAAGAATAAAGTTTTTCTTTAGTTTCCGGTGCCATGGCCGGTTTGAACTCCCGGTCAATTTGCCATTTAGCGGCGATTTCGTTCATATCCTTCCAATAGCCCACAGCGAGGCCCGCCAAATAGGCAGCTCCCAGAGCTGTAGTCTCAGTCACTTTAGGCCTGTAAACCGGAACGCCAAGAATATCAGATTGAAACTGCATCAGGAAATTATTGGCGACAGCACCACCGTCAACTTTTAAGTTTGTCAGCGTTATTCCTGAATCCTTCTGCATCGCTTCGAGTACATCCCTGGTCTGGTATGCAATTGATTCTAGAGCCGCTCTGATTATGTGTTCACGCTTCGCCCCCCGGGTAAGCCCCACTATAGCACCCCTTGCGTACATATCCCAGTAAGGGGCTCCCAGCCCGACAAAGGCCGGTACTAGGTATACACCGTTGGTATCCTTCACTTTTGCTGCGTATTCTTCACTCTGAGCCGAATTATCGATTATCCTGAGTTCATCCCTGAGCCACTGTATTACTGCGCCTGCTATAAAAATGCTCCCCTCAAGAGCGTATTCGACTTTCCCGTTAACACCCCAGGCTATAGTGGTTAGAAGACCGCTCTTGGAGGCGACAGCCTTTTCACCGGTGTTCATCAGCATGAAACAGCCAGTACCATATGTGTTTTTGGCCATACCGGGTTTATAACAGGCCTGGCCGAAGAGTGCCGCCTGCTGGTCACCGGCATCCCCAGCTATAGGGACGGTAGCTCCGAATATCTCACTGGCAGTTTCCCCATAAACGAAGCTCGAAGGTTTTACTTCGGGAAGCATTGCCCTTGGGATTCCAAGTTCTCTTAGTATATCATCATCCCAGTCATAAGTATGAATGTTAAAGATCATCGTCCTTGAGGCGTTTGTATAATCGGTCACATGAACTTTACCGCCGGTGAGATTCCATATTAGCCACGTATCCACATTGCCAAAAAGCACCTCGCCTTTTTCCGCCTTTTCCCTCACGCCTTCGACGTTATCGAGAATCCACTTGATCTTGGTACCTGAGAAATACACATCTACTACAAGACCGGTTTTGCTGCGGATAGTGTCAGCCAACCCTCTTGCCTTTAAATCGTCACAAATTGGAGCTGTCCTCCGGCACTGCCACACGATAGCATTGTACACAGGTTTACCGGTGTTCTTATCCCAAACTATGGTGGTTTCGCGCTGGTTGGTAATACCTATCGCTGCTATATCTTTCGGCACCAACCCTACCTTCTCCATTGCTTCCTTGGCAACACCTATCTGGGTTCCCCAGATCTCCATTGGGTCGTGTTCCACCCAGCCGGGGTTTGGATATATTTGAGCAAATTCCTTCTGGGCGACACTGACTATCGAGCCGGCTTCGTTGAAAATTATCGCCCTCGAGCTGGTAGTTCCCTGATCTAAGGACATTATATACCTTGCCATAAAATACACCCTCCCTTTATAAAACTATATTCTATTTTAAAGTAATACTTTAAACTTACTATTTATACCATTGCAAACAACAACAACCCTCCAAGTACCCCACCCAGGAGACCGCTTACAATCGCTTCCCAGTCAATCTTCTTGCCTTCAATTAGGTCGGCTACAAAAAGACCCCAAAAGGCCGCCAATGCCATATCGCTCCACGGGCCGGGCAGACTGCTGCTCATCTGAGGCTCATGCATCAATCCGATACCGTGATTCAAAAGCCAGATGGTACCCACTATGAAAAACCCGGCAAGGACCCCTCCAAAGCTCTTGTAGTCATCGGCCAGCTTTCCCCACACCAGACCGATTACCAGTGGGAAAATTAGACCACCGAAGATGGTAGTTAATACGGTCTGCCATGTCCACATTACACATCACTCCTCCTCATGGTGTAGAGTAGATACCCTGCCAGTGTCGCCCCGACAAGCTGCAGAAATATAGTCATCAAAGCAGCACCCGTGTTAGCACCGTGGAATATGCCGTAAGCTCCCCTGACAAGGCCATTTACAGGGTCCAGTATCACGGTTCCGCCTAACAGGGCTGAAAGCCATATCGGCAGTGCCATATCCACCCAGGCACCGTTGCCCCTATTAGGCATACCACTGGCATAGTGATTGACCAGCCAGCCTGTCGTAATTATGATCCCGGCAGCCAGCCAGCCGCCCAGCCAGTTCCACCGAGCCAGGCTCGAGGGCCATATAGTAAACACACCGAATCCAACAAATGCCCCCGTACACATACCCGTAAAAATCCGCCTTAAATCCATTCTTAAATCCCTCCCATTAAAGTATTAAGGTAAAAAAAGGCGATCGGTTTTTTTATCACCTCCCCACGCTGAAATAAAAATCCTCCCAGAAAAGGCCATATTTAAATTACCTTTTCCGGGAGGACTTTCTCCAACTCTCCTAGCCCTCCGTCTTCTAACTGTAGGCTTTCAAAAAGCATTCCACAGATCGTCCCTGCTGGCAGACACTGCCCAGGCTCCGGCTTTCAGAGCATCGCTCACCTCTTTTTTCCCCTCTATGAGCCCCCCCGCTATCAGCGGGTGATAGACGTTTTCGTGAATCTTTTTAATTATCTTCGGTATAACTCCGGGTAATACCTCTACAGCATCGGGGTCCACCTGCCGTATTGTGCGGACAGCGGTATCGACGGCCAGACTATCAAGTAAAAATATGCGCTGGATAGCGAAGATGCCTTCCTTCTTTGCTGAAGAAATTAAATTGCTCCTTGTCGAGATTATTCCGTCAGGCTTTATTTCTTCGGCTACATATCTTAAACCGGCGGCGTCCTTACTGATGCCTTCCAGTAAATCTATGTGAAGAAAAACCCTTTTTCGTGCCTTTTTTATGTGGGAAACAGGGTATTTGATATTAAAGATATCACCTATAAGCATAAATATACACCTAACCGGTTTGTCCAGGGCTAGATCTACGACATCGATATCCCTAATAGCCGCTATGACCGGGTAGGCTTTCAGGTCAGTCAGTAACTCCCTCAACGGTTTCACTCCTGACTAAACTTATTGAATTAAAAATTCTGTCTCTCCCTAAATTTTAAATAGCAAAATTTGTGCCAGGGGGCTAAGCCCTGCAACTGACAAACTTGTTGGGAAAAAATATCAATCCCATAAAACTTAGTGGGTAATTTTCACCAATCAGCCTTTGTCCAATATATTTTTATTCTGGATTTGCCTCAAATATTCTCTTAAAATTATCTATTAGAGTTTTTTATTCGGTAATTTGGATATTTTAGGGCTTAATCTTTTTGCCAAGTTTATGCTCCTTACCTGACAGAAGCCTTTTTATATTGCTCCTGTGCCTGTAAACAGCTATCACAGCTATTATTGCACCGTACATTAAGTATTTGGCCGGGTAGCGGAAAACCGCTAGGAAAAATGGGAAAAGACCGCTGCCTACGATAGACCCCACGGAAACATATCTCGTTAGCATAATTGCTCCTATGCCCACCAGAGAAGAAAACAGCGCCGCCTTAGGGGCCAGGGCAAAGGTAACGCCCATGCTTGTAGCTATGCCTTTGCCACCGCTGAAATTGAGGAACAGCGACCAATCGTGGCCGATTATCACAAAAAGGCCGCTAAAGAGTGCCAAGGTCTCGCCGCCCAATAATCTGGCTAGCGTAACCACGAGAAATCCTTTAAGGAAGTCGGCTGCATACACCGCTGCTGCAGCCCTGCCGCCCACTACCCTGAACACATTTGTGGTTCCCGGGTTGCCGCTGCCGTATTTTTTTATATCGATACCGTAATATTTTTTACATATCAGATCTGCAAAAGATATAGAACCTATTAAATAACTTGTAATCCCTGCAAGTAAATATATAAACATAACGTTCACCTCTCGCTCTTACTTATAGCTCTCTCGAAAACTCTCAAAGCATTATGGATTCTACCTTTAACAGTTGGTAAAAACCCGTTAAGAGTTTTTCTTGGCGCTTTTTGCCGCTATATTGAGAGTGTCTATTTCGTCATGCATATGTTCCCTGCATCATCTTCTCTCACATTTAATCTTCTATTCTCCATTCGGTTTTTTAATGCTTTTGTATTACAGCCATCAAATTTTTAAAGTGTAGTTATGAAAAATTATCGTCTTAATTATTTTAATCTTTTTCTGTTTTTCAAGTTTATCTTTACTTATTTTTATTTTAACATATTTATTAATTAATGGAAATAAAAAAATTATACTTTTTAAAAAAATCTCCTTTTTCCCCAAATTGAAATAATAACTGCAACATTTCACGAAAAACATGATGATTGGTTATTCCAGTCTTATCAAGCCTAACAACGACAGTTATTGAAGGTAGGTTACCCTTTGATTACCAGTTAAACCACTATCATAACCTCAGGGGAGCGGAATGGTCTACACCTTCAGGCTATCTGTTTATTCTGATAAGATTCTATTATTTGATCAATGGTCAGATCCCGTATGGCTTTCCCTTTTAGGAATGAATCGTCGTTTGATTTCTCTGGAAATGGTGCTGCGATGCCTACCAAGTTTTTTCGCTATTTCAGCCTGTGAATAGCCTTCTTTTAGTAAGGCATATATTTGACCTCGCTCAAATTCGGAGAGGTGTTTAAAAG is a genomic window of Koleobacter methoxysyntrophicus containing:
- a CDS encoding NAD(P)/FAD-dependent oxidoreductase, with amino-acid sequence MIDVAIVGGGVVGCMIARKLSRYQLKVVLVEKEDDVASGTSKANSAVIHAGYDAKPGTLKAKLNVQGNPLYDEICRELDVPFKRIGSLVVALNEEEVNVLEELMERGKNNGVPNLEIINREKLLEMEPNITSESRAALYAPTAGIICPYELTIALAENACLNGVDIKLNSPVIGIRAESGGGLSVETPGEIIHTRYVINAAGLFADEISRMAGAEDYSITPRKGEYLIFDRRFGDIVNRVIFPSPTKISKGILVCPTVDGNFFIGPNSNDVREKDDVSVTLQGIEEIVRGARKLIPRLPLMHVIASFAGLRAVSNTNDFVIGASKKVRGFINIGGIQSPGLSAAPAITEMVVDILKEEGLELKEKSNYNPGRPQINKFRLFNNEEKKELIRRDPVYGRVVCRCETVTEGEIIDAIRRPLGARSLDAVKRRTRAGMGRCQGGFCSPRVMAILARELGIDPLEVTKCGSGSEMLKGRTKEFIETGGVKSAK
- the glpK gene encoding glycerol kinase GlpK, translating into MARYIMSLDQGTTSSRAIIFNEAGSIVSVAQKEFAQIYPNPGWVEHDPMEIWGTQIGVAKEAMEKVGLVPKDIAAIGITNQRETTIVWDKNTGKPVYNAIVWQCRRTAPICDDLKARGLADTIRSKTGLVVDVYFSGTKIKWILDNVEGVREKAEKGEVLFGNVDTWLIWNLTGGKVHVTDYTNASRTMIFNIHTYDWDDDILRELGIPRAMLPEVKPSSFVYGETASEIFGATVPIAGDAGDQQAALFGQACYKPGMAKNTYGTGCFMLMNTGEKAVASKSGLLTTIAWGVNGKVEYALEGSIFIAGAVIQWLRDELRIIDNSAQSEEYAAKVKDTNGVYLVPAFVGLGAPYWDMYARGAIVGLTRGAKREHIIRAALESIAYQTRDVLEAMQKDSGITLTNLKVDGGAVANNFLMQFQSDILGVPVYRPKVTETTALGAAYLAGLAVGYWKDMNEIAAKWQIDREFKPAMAPETKEKLYSSWKKAVKRALDWEKE
- a CDS encoding Lin0368 family putative glycerol transporter subunit, yielding MWTWQTVLTTIFGGLIFPLVIGLVWGKLADDYKSFGGVLAGFFIVGTIWLLNHGIGLMHEPQMSSSLPGPWSDMALAAFWGLFVADLIEGKKIDWEAIVSGLLGGVLGGLLLFAMV
- a CDS encoding Lin0368 family putative glycerol transporter subunit, with product MDLRRIFTGMCTGAFVGFGVFTIWPSSLARWNWLGGWLAAGIIITTGWLVNHYASGMPNRGNGAWVDMALPIWLSALLGGTVILDPVNGLVRGAYGIFHGANTGAALMTIFLQLVGATLAGYLLYTMRRSDV
- a CDS encoding glycerol-3-phosphate responsive antiterminator yields the protein MRELLTDLKAYPVIAAIRDIDVVDLALDKPVRCIFMLIGDIFNIKYPVSHIKKARKRVFLHIDLLEGISKDAAGLRYVAEEIKPDGIISTRSNLISSAKKEGIFAIQRIFLLDSLAVDTAVRTIRQVDPDAVEVLPGVIPKIIKKIHENVYHPLIAGGLIEGKKEVSDALKAGAWAVSASRDDLWNAF
- the plsY gene encoding glycerol-3-phosphate 1-O-acyltransferase PlsY, translating into MFIYLLAGITSYLIGSISFADLICKKYYGIDIKKYGSGNPGTTNVFRVVGGRAAAAVYAADFLKGFLVVTLARLLGGETLALFSGLFVIIGHDWSLFLNFSGGKGIATSMGVTFALAPKAALFSSLVGIGAIMLTRYVSVGSIVGSGLFPFFLAVFRYPAKYLMYGAIIAVIAVYRHRSNIKRLLSGKEHKLGKKIKP